In Candidatus Binatia bacterium, one DNA window encodes the following:
- a CDS encoding PLP-dependent aminotransferase family protein produces the protein MQLARRLRTAIDSGAIPARTKMLGSRELAKRLGLGRNTVALAFEQLTAEGYLQTRRGSGTFVALPLLKRHQVVRTSVVSDDAANRQSAALRSHFCVAAGRGPLRPGMPFLPAFPLNTWKRCAREALTVYDRGLGYGPAYGTDALRGAIAQHVRQFRGISADREQIIVVEGAQAAIHLAALVLTKAGDTIAIEDPCYALACAAFHLLNLRLHAVPVDEEGLRTDALTRHARCVFVTPTHQFPLGGTLPLARRLELLEWAQERDAYVLEDDYDSEFTSRMRPLPALQSLDRHERVVYIGSFSKSLAPALRVGFLIVPPHLARAFRAARASSSLGVALHLQETLAHFIDRGHFARHLRRMNGRYDRKRTILARALEPLSGRGYTLGPTQVGLHFSLRANRKFDDRALAFVDDDHRVLALSSLCIERKDCFGFALGFTNGTDDEIAQAADRFVLWVTR, from the coding sequence ATGCAGCTTGCACGACGGCTACGTACGGCGATTGACTCCGGCGCGATTCCTGCGCGCACGAAGATGCTCGGCTCGCGCGAGTTGGCTAAGCGGCTCGGCCTGGGACGCAATACCGTCGCACTGGCTTTTGAACAATTGACGGCGGAAGGCTATCTCCAAACACGGCGAGGGTCGGGGACGTTCGTCGCACTGCCGCTTCTCAAGCGCCACCAAGTCGTCCGAACGAGCGTCGTTTCCGACGATGCTGCGAACCGGCAAAGCGCGGCCCTGCGGTCGCATTTTTGCGTTGCCGCGGGACGCGGGCCGTTACGGCCGGGCATGCCCTTCTTGCCGGCGTTTCCGTTGAACACGTGGAAACGCTGTGCGCGAGAGGCGCTGACCGTCTACGATCGCGGTTTGGGGTACGGGCCGGCATACGGTACCGATGCGTTGCGCGGGGCAATCGCGCAGCACGTCCGCCAGTTTCGGGGCATCAGCGCAGATCGGGAGCAGATCATTGTCGTCGAAGGAGCGCAGGCGGCGATACATCTCGCAGCACTCGTTCTCACGAAAGCTGGCGATACAATCGCGATAGAGGATCCCTGCTATGCGTTGGCGTGCGCGGCATTCCACCTTTTGAACTTGCGCCTTCATGCCGTTCCGGTTGATGAAGAGGGGTTGCGCACGGATGCGTTAACGCGCCACGCGCGTTGCGTGTTCGTAACACCGACACATCAGTTTCCACTCGGCGGTACGTTGCCACTCGCGCGGCGATTGGAACTCCTCGAGTGGGCCCAAGAGCGCGACGCCTATGTGCTGGAGGACGACTACGACAGCGAGTTCACGAGTCGAATGCGCCCGTTGCCGGCGCTGCAGAGCCTCGACCGGCACGAGCGCGTAGTTTACATCGGCAGCTTCAGCAAGAGCCTTGCGCCGGCACTGCGTGTGGGCTTTCTCATCGTGCCGCCGCATCTCGCGCGAGCGTTTCGCGCCGCCCGTGCGAGCAGTAGTCTTGGCGTCGCCCTGCATCTTCAGGAGACACTGGCGCACTTTATCGACCGTGGCCACTTTGCGCGCCATCTTCGCCGGATGAACGGGCGCTACGACCGCAAGCGTACTATCCTCGCGCGAGCGCTCGAGCCGCTATCGGGGCGCGGATATACACTCGGGCCGACGCAGGTTGGCTTGCACTTCTCGCTACGCGCCAACCGCAAGTTCGACGATCGTGCGCTCGCGTTTGTCGATGACGATCACCGCGTGCTCGCGCTCTCTTCGCTCTGTATCGAGCGCAAAGATTGCTTCGGGTTTGCCCTTGGATTTACGAATGGAACGGACGACGAAATCGCTCAAGCTGCAGACAGGTTTGTGCTTTGGGTGACACGGTAG
- a CDS encoding dienelactone hydrolase family protein, whose translation MGAAVEFTRPDGKTAPGYLAQAPHPERAPGIVMFEEWWGVDDRIKATADRLAEHGFNVLVADLFRGRSAATGDEANHLMQGLDFGDAATQDGAGAAQYLRDHGAPRVGVIGFCMGGALAMLCLMHGVKFDSASIWYGNPPAGAGDPNNIGVPIQGHFALRDAFFAIEDVDALEAKLKAAGAPYEFHRYDAEHGFYNTGKLGEGGLGHYHPEHAETAWRRTLEFFDRTLR comes from the coding sequence ATGGGAGCCGCCGTCGAGTTCACGCGCCCTGACGGCAAGACGGCTCCCGGTTACCTCGCGCAAGCGCCGCATCCCGAACGCGCGCCGGGAATCGTCATGTTCGAGGAGTGGTGGGGAGTCGACGACCGCATCAAGGCGACGGCGGATCGGCTCGCCGAGCACGGCTTCAACGTGTTGGTAGCGGATCTGTTTCGCGGACGCAGCGCCGCGACCGGTGACGAGGCCAACCATCTCATGCAGGGCCTGGACTTCGGCGACGCCGCGACGCAAGACGGCGCCGGCGCCGCGCAGTATCTGCGCGACCACGGCGCTCCGCGGGTCGGTGTGATCGGCTTCTGCATGGGAGGCGCCCTGGCGATGCTCTGCCTCATGCACGGCGTGAAGTTCGATTCGGCCAGCATCTGGTACGGAAATCCCCCGGCGGGGGCCGGCGATCCGAACAACATCGGCGTCCCGATTCAGGGGCACTTTGCGCTGCGCGACGCGTTCTTCGCGATCGAGGACGTCGACGCACTGGAGGCCAAGCTCAAAGCGGCCGGCGCGCCGTACGAGTTTCATCGCTACGACGCCGAGCATGGCTTCTACAACACCGGCAAGCTCGGCGAGGGCGGCCTCGGCCATTACCATCCCGAGCACGCCGAAACCGCCTGGCGCAGAACGCTCGAGTTTTTCGACCGCACGCTCCGCTAG
- a CDS encoding DUF5069 domain-containing protein translates to MPTDFRDGKTFPRRGRESIGEALWLLRVSDKGRASAAETIHDYIYPCPMDQGMLERWGIARAEFDQALRNNLTDESLYNWFVARVRPEQIKAANAWLLAERIENLERQDAEEVAPAAHR, encoded by the coding sequence ATGCCTACCGATTTTCGTGATGGAAAGACTTTTCCGCGCCGTGGGCGCGAGAGCATCGGCGAAGCGCTCTGGCTGCTTCGCGTATCCGACAAGGGCCGCGCATCGGCTGCGGAGACGATCCACGACTACATCTATCCGTGTCCGATGGACCAGGGCATGCTCGAGCGCTGGGGAATCGCCCGCGCCGAGTTCGACCAAGCCCTGCGTAACAATCTCACCGACGAGTCGCTCTACAACTGGTTCGTCGCGCGCGTGCGCCCCGAGCAGATAAAAGCCGCGAATGCGTGGCTCCTGGCGGAGCGAATCGAGAACCTCGAACGCCAAGATGCCGAAGAGGTCGCGCCGGCGGCACACCGCTGA
- a CDS encoding 2-dehydropantoate 2-reductase has translation MRVAVVGAGAIGGFIAAALARAGAPVAIVARRAHLAAIRRDGLRVESDLGAFTVKVQAGDDLRELGVFDALLLTFKAHHWPEFLPQLRPFAETPATIVTLQNGVPFWYVRQPPLRSVDPGGLIGGLFADDRVVGGVVHVSGELPAPGFVRQSGGLRYVLGRTSGSDDARAESIVRLLRNAGLMAEIDPNVRATVWLKVVNNAGLNSVSVLRRARIKPMLSDPDARAHVRRLMIEALHVGQAMKVVQDVDVDARIEYAARLDDVKTSMLQDYERGRRLELEPIVGAIIELAERHDVTVPNLREAYAALRQVETAASLG, from the coding sequence ATGCGGGTCGCGGTCGTCGGGGCGGGCGCCATAGGCGGCTTCATCGCCGCTGCCCTGGCGAGAGCCGGGGCGCCGGTAGCGATCGTGGCGCGCCGCGCGCACCTCGCGGCGATCCGCCGCGACGGGCTGCGCGTCGAAAGCGACCTCGGCGCCTTCACCGTCAAGGTGCAAGCAGGCGACGATCTACGCGAGCTCGGCGTCTTCGACGCGCTCTTGCTGACGTTCAAGGCGCACCACTGGCCTGAATTCCTACCGCAGCTACGGCCGTTTGCGGAGACGCCGGCGACGATCGTGACGCTGCAGAACGGCGTCCCGTTTTGGTACGTGCGCCAGCCCCCGCTGCGCAGCGTCGATCCCGGCGGCCTCATCGGCGGCCTCTTCGCTGACGATCGCGTGGTCGGCGGCGTCGTGCACGTATCGGGCGAGCTGCCGGCGCCGGGCTTCGTTCGGCAGAGCGGCGGCCTGCGCTACGTGCTGGGCCGAACGAGCGGCAGCGATGACGCGCGCGCCGAGTCGATCGTCCGCCTCTTGCGAAACGCCGGCCTCATGGCGGAGATCGATCCGAACGTTCGCGCGACGGTCTGGCTCAAAGTCGTGAATAATGCGGGCCTCAACTCGGTGAGCGTTCTGCGCCGCGCGCGGATCAAGCCGATGCTCTCCGACCCTGACGCGCGCGCGCACGTGCGCCGGCTGATGATTGAGGCGCTGCACGTCGGGCAGGCGATGAAGGTCGTGCAAGACGTCGACGTGGACGCGCGCATCGAGTACGCCGCTCGGTTGGACGACGTGAAGACATCGATGCTGCAGGATTACGAGCGTGGACGCCGGCTCGAGCTCGAGCCAATCGTCGGCGCGATCATCGAGCTCGCGGAACGCCACGACGTTACCGTTCCCAACCTGCGCGAGGCGTACGCGGCGCTGCGGCAAGTGGAAACGGCTGCTTCGCTCGGGTGA
- the recG gene encoding ATP-dependent DNA helicase RecG — MIAPSPAAVDVGDLAGVGPKTAPLFRELGIDTTRALLEYLPFRYDDLRFPTPAARLGEAGSEENAVGTAVAVKERRVRGLEIVEVELTDDAGDRFVAKWIGRNRYVYGRFREGMRLFVRGRVERNFSGLIVGVTHYAVLAQGEEYRGEMVPIYRASKDLASRKIAAVVKKNLPRLLESSPEDPLPASLAAARRYLPLRQAYRAAHAPQTPEEAQRARERFVFAEFLTLATAAQLRRSERERDHDARALRVPSDLLQRFENALPFALTEAQRKVILEIWADMRRDVPMNRLLQGDVGSGKTLVAAAAVLLAAENGLQSALMAPTELLAWQHAGKLAPLLLPFGLGVEALFGSQSARSRSAALEKLANGEAALAVGTHALLEERVDFDRLGLAIIDEQHRFGVEQRARLRAKAISPHTLHMTATPIPRTLAQSAYADLDLSIIDELPPGRTPIETFAVRTSRLERVYDFVRANVAKGRQAYIVAPAIDENEEGTLTSAVAEAERLAANVFGDLRLGLLHGRLASREKEETMARFVRGELDVLVSTTVVEVGVDVANATTMVVLDAHRYGLAQLHQLRGRVGRGAAKSYCVLVYPDDAADRERLEILTGTTDGFEIADEDLRLRGPGHLAGTVQSGAADLRFGDLVRDIDVYRAAKNAAEAIVARDPQLGRPEHAGLRLALESQPSTRALVISS; from the coding sequence GTGATCGCGCCGTCGCCCGCCGCCGTTGACGTCGGCGACCTGGCCGGAGTCGGACCGAAGACGGCGCCGCTCTTTCGCGAGCTCGGCATCGATACGACGCGCGCGCTGCTCGAGTACCTGCCGTTCCGCTACGACGACCTGCGCTTCCCGACGCCTGCGGCTCGGCTCGGCGAAGCGGGCAGTGAGGAGAACGCCGTCGGAACTGCCGTCGCCGTCAAGGAGCGGCGCGTCCGTGGGCTCGAGATCGTTGAGGTGGAGCTGACGGACGACGCCGGCGACCGGTTCGTCGCGAAGTGGATCGGGCGCAATCGCTACGTGTACGGACGCTTCCGGGAAGGGATGCGTCTCTTCGTGCGCGGCCGCGTGGAGCGGAACTTCTCCGGTCTGATCGTCGGCGTGACGCACTACGCGGTGCTCGCGCAGGGCGAGGAGTACCGCGGCGAAATGGTCCCGATCTATCGCGCCAGCAAGGACTTGGCGAGTCGCAAGATTGCGGCGGTGGTGAAGAAGAACCTGCCGCGGCTGCTCGAGTCGTCGCCGGAGGACCCGCTGCCCGCGTCGCTGGCCGCCGCGCGACGTTATCTGCCGCTGCGCCAGGCGTATCGGGCGGCACACGCGCCGCAGACGCCTGAAGAAGCGCAGCGCGCCCGCGAGCGCTTCGTGTTCGCGGAGTTTCTCACACTGGCGACGGCGGCACAGCTGCGCCGCAGCGAGCGCGAGCGCGACCACGATGCGCGCGCCCTGCGCGTTCCGTCTGATCTGTTGCAGCGCTTCGAGAACGCGCTGCCGTTCGCGCTGACGGAGGCGCAGCGCAAGGTGATCCTCGAGATTTGGGCCGACATGCGCCGCGACGTGCCGATGAATCGCCTGTTACAGGGCGACGTCGGGAGCGGCAAGACGCTGGTCGCGGCAGCCGCGGTGCTGCTGGCAGCGGAGAACGGATTGCAGTCGGCATTGATGGCTCCCACCGAGCTTCTCGCGTGGCAGCACGCTGGTAAGCTCGCACCGCTGCTGTTGCCGTTCGGACTCGGCGTCGAGGCGCTTTTTGGCAGCCAGAGCGCGCGGTCGCGGTCCGCGGCGCTCGAGAAGCTCGCGAACGGCGAGGCCGCGCTCGCCGTCGGCACCCACGCGCTCCTCGAGGAACGCGTCGACTTCGATCGGCTTGGGCTCGCGATCATCGACGAACAACACCGTTTCGGCGTCGAGCAGCGCGCGCGGCTGCGCGCCAAGGCGATCTCGCCGCACACACTGCACATGACGGCGACGCCTATTCCGCGCACGCTCGCGCAATCAGCCTACGCGGATCTCGACCTCTCAATCATCGACGAGCTGCCGCCGGGGCGCACGCCGATCGAGACGTTCGCCGTCCGCACGAGCCGCCTGGAGCGAGTCTACGACTTCGTGCGCGCCAACGTGGCCAAGGGACGCCAGGCCTACATCGTCGCCCCGGCGATCGACGAGAACGAAGAGGGGACGCTCACCAGCGCCGTGGCGGAAGCCGAGCGGCTCGCGGCTAATGTGTTCGGCGACCTTCGGCTGGGTCTGTTGCATGGCCGTCTCGCATCGCGCGAAAAGGAGGAAACGATGGCGCGCTTCGTGCGCGGGGAGCTCGACGTTCTCGTCTCGACGACGGTCGTCGAGGTGGGCGTCGACGTCGCCAACGCTACGACAATGGTTGTGCTGGATGCCCACCGCTACGGCCTCGCGCAGCTGCATCAGCTGCGCGGACGCGTGGGCCGCGGCGCCGCGAAGTCGTATTGCGTCCTCGTCTATCCGGACGACGCAGCCGACCGGGAGCGCCTCGAGATTTTGACGGGGACCACCGACGGCTTCGAGATCGCCGACGAGGATCTGCGTCTGCGCGGCCCGGGCCATCTGGCCGGCACGGTTCAGTCCGGCGCGGCCGACCTGCGCTTCGGCGACCTCGTTCGCGACATCGACGTCTATCGTGCGGCCAAGAATGCCGCCGAGGCGATCGTGGCGCGGGATCCGCAGTTGGGACGCCCGGAGCACGCCGGGCTGCGCCTGGCGCTCGAGTCGCAGCCCAGCACTCGCGCGCTGGTGATCTCGTCATGA
- a CDS encoding pitrilysin family protein, producing MTVVGRVLVATVVLICAAVPAGVGAATDVARATLPNGLRVIVVRDTLAPVATAMLDYQAGSDEQWIPGLAHATEHMMFRGSATLSSSQLMDSVSVTGGDFDAQTQPTTTSYFFTVPSVDLDIALRAERSRATGLSISPEQWNQERGAITQEVQQDNSNAFYRLFVRMQDRLIGGTPYAKNGLGTVADFAHTVTATQIRRFYERWYHPNNAVYVIAGDVDPAATIAQVRALFGGIPRAGLPARSAVRLGPLKAATYHDTSDQPFTVAALGYRFPGYDSPDYAAGQILGDVLSSERSTFGGLPFTGKALATQFVVQEYPKVGIALAAGVVPVTTRPETIDHEMRAILEQYRSAGVPPDLVAAAKLREVSQLEFNANSIEGLAEEWSDAVAVQGLSSPDDMIARFEKVTTEDVNRVLRTYVDNDRAVVAYAVPKNAGAASSGGAMAKENVSVPPTTHQALPSWAQRVLDRLAVPEQTLNPVDMRLANGIRLIVQPESISHTIVVDGSVDNDPDVQVPAGKDGVEEVAAGLFDYGTTTYDRLAFAQQTDDIAASVSGGTEFGLDVLSSHFDRGMQLLADKELHPAFAPNDFAIVRDQTAGELVGEMTSPDHLADVALNKALYPPGDPQQRFATPASVRALTLDDVKGWYAAAYRPDLTTIVVIGDTTPQAARDAVEKYFGGWRAMGPRPTIEPPAVPPNAPSATNVPATGRVQSSVRLEETLPIVRADPAWAQLQLANAVLTGGFYSSLLLHDLREIHGYAYSVGSHVRAGRVRASFNINYACDARNIVPAEAQVKAVLARLQREPIEPERLLRSKALLIGGIPIRESSYDGVASQLIQYSTLGLPLDQNLLDARAELDASAASVQAALARYVRPNAFVRIVTGPAPP from the coding sequence ATGACCGTTGTCGGCCGGGTGCTGGTCGCCACGGTGGTGCTGATTTGCGCCGCGGTTCCGGCCGGCGTCGGAGCGGCCACCGACGTCGCCCGTGCGACGCTTCCGAACGGACTGCGCGTTATCGTCGTGCGAGACACTCTCGCGCCGGTCGCTACCGCGATGCTCGACTATCAGGCCGGCTCCGACGAGCAGTGGATTCCGGGTTTGGCCCACGCGACCGAGCACATGATGTTCCGCGGTAGCGCGACGCTGTCGTCCTCCCAGCTCATGGACTCGGTCAGCGTCACCGGCGGCGACTTCGACGCTCAGACGCAGCCCACGACTACGAGCTACTTTTTCACGGTTCCGTCGGTCGATTTGGACATCGCGCTGCGCGCCGAGCGTTCGCGCGCCACCGGATTGTCGATTTCGCCTGAGCAGTGGAATCAGGAACGCGGCGCCATCACACAAGAAGTCCAGCAAGACAACAGCAACGCGTTCTACCGGCTCTTCGTCAGGATGCAGGACCGCCTCATCGGCGGAACGCCGTACGCCAAGAACGGGCTGGGCACCGTAGCGGACTTCGCCCACACCGTGACGGCGACGCAGATACGCCGGTTTTACGAGCGCTGGTACCATCCCAACAACGCGGTTTACGTCATCGCGGGCGACGTAGACCCGGCGGCCACGATCGCACAGGTTCGCGCGCTGTTCGGCGGAATTCCGCGGGCGGGGCTTCCGGCGCGCTCGGCCGTTCGCCTGGGGCCGCTGAAAGCGGCGACGTACCACGATACGTCCGATCAGCCGTTCACCGTCGCCGCGCTGGGGTATCGCTTCCCGGGCTACGACAGCCCCGATTACGCCGCGGGTCAGATTCTCGGCGACGTGCTCTCGAGCGAGCGCAGCACGTTCGGAGGACTGCCGTTTACAGGCAAGGCGCTTGCAACGCAGTTCGTCGTTCAAGAGTACCCGAAGGTTGGGATCGCGCTCGCGGCGGGAGTCGTCCCGGTGACGACGCGGCCCGAGACGATCGACCACGAGATGCGCGCGATACTCGAGCAGTATCGGAGCGCCGGCGTGCCTCCCGATCTCGTCGCCGCGGCGAAGCTTCGCGAAGTCTCGCAGCTCGAGTTCAATGCCAATTCGATCGAGGGTCTCGCAGAGGAGTGGAGCGACGCCGTCGCCGTGCAGGGGTTGAGCTCGCCCGACGACATGATCGCGCGCTTCGAGAAGGTCACGACGGAGGATGTGAATCGCGTCCTGCGGACCTACGTCGACAACGACCGAGCCGTGGTCGCGTATGCCGTACCCAAGAATGCGGGCGCGGCGAGCAGCGGCGGCGCAATGGCAAAAGAGAACGTTTCCGTTCCTCCCACCACGCATCAGGCGCTGCCGAGCTGGGCGCAGCGCGTCCTCGATCGGCTCGCCGTCCCGGAGCAGACGCTCAATCCCGTCGACATGCGCCTCGCCAACGGCATTCGGCTGATCGTTCAGCCCGAAAGCATCAGCCATACCATCGTCGTGGATGGATCCGTCGACAACGATCCGGATGTGCAGGTTCCTGCAGGAAAAGATGGCGTCGAGGAGGTCGCAGCGGGACTGTTTGACTACGGAACTACGACGTACGATCGCCTCGCGTTCGCGCAGCAGACCGATGATATTGCCGCGAGCGTCTCGGGTGGCACCGAGTTTGGTCTGGACGTCCTCAGCTCACATTTCGACCGCGGCATGCAGCTGCTCGCCGACAAGGAGCTCCATCCGGCATTTGCGCCAAACGATTTCGCTATCGTTCGCGATCAAACCGCGGGCGAGCTGGTCGGTGAGATGACGTCACCCGACCATCTCGCGGATGTGGCGCTGAACAAGGCGCTCTATCCTCCCGGAGATCCCCAGCAGCGCTTCGCGACGCCCGCGAGCGTCCGGGCACTTACCCTCGACGACGTGAAAGGGTGGTACGCGGCCGCGTATCGCCCCGACCTTACGACGATCGTCGTGATCGGCGATACAACGCCCCAAGCCGCTCGCGACGCGGTCGAAAAGTATTTCGGGGGATGGCGTGCGATGGGGCCGCGGCCCACGATCGAGCCGCCGGCGGTTCCTCCCAACGCGCCCAGCGCGACGAACGTGCCCGCGACCGGCCGCGTCCAATCGTCGGTTCGGCTCGAAGAGACCCTTCCGATCGTGCGTGCCGATCCGGCATGGGCGCAGCTGCAGCTGGCCAACGCCGTGTTGACCGGCGGGTTCTATTCGTCGCTGCTGTTACACGACTTGCGGGAGATCCACGGATATGCCTACTCGGTCGGGAGCCACGTGCGCGCGGGCCGCGTGCGCGCGTCGTTCAACATCAACTATGCGTGCGATGCGCGCAACATCGTGCCCGCGGAGGCCCAAGTGAAGGCCGTGTTGGCGCGACTTCAGCGCGAACCGATTGAGCCGGAGAGGCTGCTCCGCTCCAAGGCGCTGCTGATCGGCGGGATTCCGATCCGGGAATCCAGCTACGATGGCGTCGCATCGCAGTTGATCCAATACTCGACGCTCGGGCTTCCCCTCGATCAAAACCTGCTCGACGCGCGGGCGGAGCTCGATGCCAGCGCCGCGAGCGTGCAGGCCGCGCTGGCTCGATACGTCCGTCCGAACGCGTTCGTCCGCATCGTTACCGGACCGGCACCGCCCTAG
- a CDS encoding HAD family hydrolase — translation MDAVRGIGFDLDHTLAIDNRLERVAFLRLLERILAEGGRYEGTLTDEIDGIDELLKRQRSAEFSIDEAVRGFVAVHGVTPATSHVEWFRRIAVAMVDDLVVPLPGVAQTLEALREAGISLAVLTNGWNPMQRRKAERAGFRETVLVSSEIGVQKPAARAFEILLDTLKTPPGQTWYVGDDPQGDIEGAAAAGLRTVWIDWERKTYPAGVPPPEHTIERFEKLLELFPSPARVR, via the coding sequence ATGGATGCGGTTCGCGGGATCGGTTTCGATCTCGACCATACGCTCGCGATCGACAACCGGCTCGAACGAGTCGCCTTTCTGCGCCTGCTCGAGCGGATTTTGGCCGAGGGAGGACGCTACGAAGGCACGCTGACCGACGAGATCGACGGCATCGACGAGCTGCTGAAGCGTCAGCGGAGCGCCGAGTTCTCGATCGACGAGGCCGTGCGCGGCTTCGTTGCAGTGCACGGAGTCACGCCCGCTACGTCGCACGTCGAATGGTTTCGTCGCATCGCCGTTGCGATGGTGGACGACTTGGTCGTGCCGCTCCCCGGCGTGGCGCAGACGCTTGAGGCGCTGCGGGAGGCCGGCATCTCCTTGGCCGTGCTTACCAACGGGTGGAACCCGATGCAGCGGCGCAAGGCCGAACGAGCCGGCTTCCGCGAAACCGTCTTAGTGAGCAGCGAGATCGGGGTGCAGAAACCCGCGGCGCGCGCGTTCGAGATCCTCTTAGACACCCTAAAAACGCCGCCCGGCCAGACGTGGTACGTGGGCGACGACCCACAGGGCGACATTGAGGGCGCCGCGGCCGCGGGCCTCCGGACGGTGTGGATCGACTGGGAACGCAAGACGTATCCGGCCGGGGTGCCGCCGCCGGAGCACACCATCGAGCGCTTCGAAAAGTTGCTCGAGTTATTTCCGTCACCGGCGAGAGTGCGATGA
- a CDS encoding DUF885 domain-containing protein — MMRGVLAAGALLAVLGASPPAPSGYQGRLVDLERRYTFWSFAQNPTSATDAGIHDYDTKLADYSAATQSAQMAQLQRYRGELLSLQPPPGASAHERVDYVLIRANLEGDWWGRTVLRGLQRNPSIYEGECSNGIFSIIKRRYASDDVRLGNAIARLKDCPRVLAQGRANLTQTVREFAQIASEDIRDGDSLYTTSLDELAKDASPAVQAELPAAQRTALDALHGYRAWLDAHMNGFRASGFAVGRKQYDWYLRRVLVLPYDSSEVARIGRLELARDRALELWEQSRDAHGPAPTPPPSFGSKAAFLAYYESSLQKLIAFIDSRQIVTIPSYIGPFHIVEVPKALAATYPGGFMNPPPMFSSDPQGFYFVPDFSPSNQSFFVQQARQSVLPLLGHEGIPGHFMQFTYAFHNPDFVRHVQGDGVFAEGWAFYGEEMLMREGLYEDDPGARKQVIHLMRHRATRIGVDVGLATGEMTLPQAIAYFQKNAGIDYDTARGEATRFAMGPGQAIDYLVGKTQIETLLGIVRDREGDGFTLRSFHDRLLSYGTVPYSTIRYEWLGDDSWLRPALAPLAPMAF; from the coding sequence ATGATGCGCGGAGTCCTAGCAGCAGGTGCCCTGCTCGCAGTGCTCGGCGCGAGCCCGCCGGCGCCCTCGGGCTACCAGGGCCGCCTCGTCGATCTCGAGCGCCGTTACACGTTTTGGTCGTTCGCGCAGAATCCAACCTCGGCGACCGACGCCGGCATTCACGACTACGACACGAAGCTCGCCGACTATTCGGCCGCGACGCAGTCGGCGCAGATGGCGCAGCTACAGCGTTATCGCGGCGAGCTGCTGTCGTTGCAGCCGCCGCCCGGCGCAAGCGCGCACGAACGCGTCGACTATGTGTTGATCCGCGCGAACCTGGAGGGCGACTGGTGGGGCCGCACGGTCCTGCGCGGGCTGCAGCGCAATCCGTCGATCTACGAAGGCGAGTGCAGCAATGGGATTTTCTCGATCATCAAGCGCCGCTACGCGAGCGACGACGTTCGGCTTGGCAACGCGATCGCGCGCCTGAAGGATTGCCCGCGCGTGCTCGCGCAGGGGCGCGCCAACCTGACTCAGACCGTGCGCGAGTTCGCGCAGATCGCGTCGGAGGACATTCGCGACGGTGACTCGCTCTATACCACGAGCCTCGATGAACTGGCGAAGGACGCGTCGCCGGCGGTGCAAGCCGAGTTGCCGGCAGCGCAGCGAACGGCGCTCGACGCGCTGCACGGCTACCGGGCGTGGCTCGACGCGCACATGAACGGTTTCCGAGCCAGCGGCTTTGCAGTCGGGCGTAAGCAGTACGATTGGTACCTGCGGCGCGTCTTGGTCCTGCCGTACGATTCATCCGAAGTGGCGCGGATCGGCCGCTTGGAGCTGGCTCGCGACCGCGCGTTGGAACTGTGGGAGCAGTCGCGCGACGCGCACGGGCCGGCGCCAACGCCGCCGCCGTCTTTCGGCTCGAAGGCCGCGTTCTTGGCCTATTACGAGAGCAGCCTGCAGAAGCTGATCGCGTTCATCGACTCGCGGCAGATCGTCACGATTCCGTCATACATCGGGCCGTTCCACATCGTCGAGGTTCCCAAGGCGCTCGCCGCGACGTACCCAGGAGGCTTCATGAATCCGCCTCCGATGTTTTCGAGCGACCCGCAGGGCTTCTACTTCGTCCCGGACTTCAGCCCGAGCAATCAGAGCTTCTTCGTTCAGCAGGCCCGTCAGTCGGTGCTCCCGCTCCTGGGCCACGAGGGCATTCCCGGACATTTCATGCAGTTCACCTACGCGTTTCACAACCCCGACTTCGTGCGCCACGTGCAGGGTGACGGCGTGTTCGCCGAGGGCTGGGCCTTCTACGGCGAGGAGATGTTGATGCGCGAGGGGTTGTATGAGGACGACCCGGGTGCGCGCAAGCAGGTGATCCACCTGATGCGCCACCGTGCGACGCGCATCGGCGTCGACGTCGGTCTGGCCACGGGCGAGATGACGCTGCCGCAGGCCATCGCGTACTTCCAGAAAAACGCCGGGATCGACTACGATACGGCGCGCGGCGAGGCGACCCGTTTTGCGATGGGGCCCGGCCAGGCGATCGACTATCTCGTCGGCAAGACGCAGATCGAGACGCTGCTCGGAATCGTTCGCGATCGCGAGGGTGACGGCTTCACGCTGCGGAGCTTCCACGATCGTCTGCTGTCCTACGGAACCGTGCCGTACTCGACGATCCGCTACGAGTGGCTGGGCGACGACAGCTGGCTGCGCCCCGCCCTCGCGCCGCTCGCTCCGATGGCGTTCTGA